GGTAGCGGCCAGCAATACCTGGTAGTTGGCCCCCAACTGGTCGAGCAAGGCCCGCCAGGCCTGCAGGCCCGGGTCTTCGTCGGTTAGGCCAATCACCAAAATGCGCAGCGCTACCCGGTTTTGCGGCAGGGCCTGGAACTGCACCCCCCCGCGCTGGGGACGCAGCAAACCAGGAATCTGCACATCGGGCAAGGGGCGGTTGGCATCGGCCTTGTGCAGCGGCAAGGCAACCGGGGCGCCCTCGAAACGGGGCATAGAGGGGGCCTGGGATGGCCCTTCCGGCGCCTGACCAGCCTCGCTGCCCCTTTGCAGATTGCACCCCGCCAGCAAAAAAAAGGCGGCCAGGATAAGGGTGGTGGTTTTTGTGTTGAATTTCATTTCTCTTGGCCCCCTTCTGAATATGGCTAAAACGCAGATGTTCTCTAGACCCCAGAGTAGAAGAAGAACCCTAAACACGACAGGGCAGCCAGCCTGTTACCTTTCGTTACATTAAATTGTGCATCTGGCGCAGACGGGTCTAGAGTGAGGGTATTGGCGGTGATAGAACCCGCTAATCTATAGCTTCACAAAAAACCGTCAAGCTGTCCAGGGAGGCATTACGGTCATTACACCAGGCTGCCTATTCACCTGCGGGAAGATGTGCAAATCCCGCTCGAGCCCTTTTAGCCCGGTGGGATTTTTGCGTCTGTTATGCTGTAGTTGGACTTAACGGGGGTGTTACCTGCACTCCTCTACCCAACCATCGAGTTCCCGCCGTTTGAGGATGGAGAAAATACCCAGGCTGGTGGTGCTGCTGCAAAACTGCGAGGCGCTTTTGATGCGGGTGTCGGTGTATTCGATGTTGAGCACCGGCTTGCCCGCTTGCACCATGGGACGGGTCTGGTTGCACCAGCCCTGAGCAAAGCACTCTTCGGTCACGAGGAAATCGAAGTCGTTGATGAGTTGCGGGAGCAGTTCGGTGGTGTTCTTGAGGCCAATGGCCAGCCCGCGCTGATGGGCTTCTGCCGCCAGCCAACGGTTAAAACGAATCTGGTCCTGGGCCGTTAGGGGGAAGCCGGTATCGTTCTGGTAACCGTTCACGTTGTCCGGGTCTACACCAACAAAGCCTTTTTGCTTGCACAGGTCGAGGCGGGCCCGCAGCAC
The Meiothermus cerbereus DSM 11376 genome window above contains:
- a CDS encoding endo alpha-1,4 polygalactosaminidase; amino-acid sequence: MLRHLWILAIAITACGSTLDVSNPTPPPPTAGSWWKPGLDTTWHVQYTGTLDKTRRVTVYNVDLFDTPASVVQELAARGVKAVCYLSAGSWENWRPDKNQFPPEVLGRNYEGWAGERWLDIRQIDKLAPVLRARLDLCKQKGFVGVDPDNVNGYQNDTGFPLTAQDQIRFNRWLAAEAHQRGLAIGLKNTTELLPQLINDFDFLVTEECFAQGWCNQTRPMVQAGKPVLNIEYTDTRIKSASQFCSSTTSLGIFSILKRRELDGWVEECR